A portion of the Lolium rigidum isolate FL_2022 chromosome 1, APGP_CSIRO_Lrig_0.1, whole genome shotgun sequence genome contains these proteins:
- the LOC124682674 gene encoding stromal cell-derived factor 2-like protein produces the protein MAASLLALAVALLLGASSRVDNGAAAAPVTEEGLEITYGSTLKLMHDKTKVRLHSHDVAYGSGSGQQSVTGFPQTDDSNSYWIVKPTLDSSAKQGDAIETGSIVRLQHMRTRRWLHSHLHASPLSGNLEVSCFGDDGQSDTGDYWMLEIEGKDKVWKRDQKVRLRHVDTGGYLHSHNKKYNRLGGGQQEVCGVRDKRAENIWSTAEGVYLPVSGSK, from the exons ATGGCCGCGTCCCTCCTCGCGCTCGCCGTGGCGCTCCTCCTCGGCGCCAGCTCCCGGGTCGACAACggcgcagccgccgcccccgtgaCCGAAGAGGGGCTCGAG ATTACGTACGGGAGCACGTTGAAGCTGATGCACGATAAGACGAAGGTGAGGCTCCACTCGCACGACGTGGCCTACGGCTCCGGCAGCGGCCAGCAGTCCGTCACCGGCTTTCCCCAAACCGACGACTCCAATAGCTACTGG ATTGTGAAACCTACTCTTGATTCATCAGCTAAACAAGGTGATGCCATTGAAACTGGCAGCATCGTCAGGTTGCAACACATGAGGACAAGGAGATGGTTGCATAGCCACTTGCATGCTTCACCATTATCTGGTAACCTAGAG GTTAGCTGTTTTGGAGATGATGGGCAATCAGATACCGGCGACTATTGGAT GCTAGAAATTGAGGGAAAGGATAAGGTATGGAAGCGGGACCAGAAAGTAAGACTACGACATGTTGATACTGGAGGCTACCTGCACAGTCACAACAAGAAGTACAACAGGCTTGGGGGTGGGCAGCAGGAG GTCTGTGGTGTCCGAGACAAGCGAGCTGAGAATATTTGGTCGACCGCAGAAGGCGTTTATCTCCCAGTCAGCGGAAGCAAGTGA